GCTGAAACCACTGTCCTCGAGATAGGCCTGAACCGCCTCCCGCAACCCGGGCTCATCATCGACCAAAAGCACATGTCCAGTCTCGTCTGCCATAGCTGATTCCGATGCTACATGCCCACTTTAGCGTTTTCTGATACCGAGCAGAACGCAGACCTCAGCAGGGGAAAACCGTTACCAAAGTAGGGGAAGCACGATAGCATAATTAAGAAAACCTCTAAACTCCGACCGAAATACCGGAGTTTATGGCAAACTCATGATGCGCGTGCCTGAGTGGGCCACGCAACATCGACTGAATTCACGGAGAGGCTTCACGATGACACTGCAATTAGGCGACACAATACCGAATTTCACCCAGCAAACCACCGAGGGTGAAATCAACTTTTACGACTGGGCTGGGGATAGTTGGGTGGTGCTGTTTTCGCACCCCGCCGACTATACGCCTGTCTGCACTACCGAGTTGGGCAGTGTAGCCAAGCTCAAGTCTGAATTTGAAAAGCGCGGCGCTAAGGTCATTGCCCTGAGTGTAGATGATGCCGATTCCCACCAAGGTTGGATTGGTGACATCAACGAGACCCAGAGCACGACGGTGAACTATCCCATCATTGCCGATGTGGATAAAAAGGTGTCGAATCTGTACGGCATGATTCATCCCAATGCCGACGCCAAGGTGACAGTGCGGACAGTATTTGTGATTGATCCCCAGAAGAAGCTGCGGCTCACCATTACCTATCCCCCTAGCACGGGTCGTAACTTCAACGAGATCTTGCGGGTGCTGGATTCTCTGCAGCTGACCGATAACTACAGTGTGGCCACGCCTGTGGATTGGCAGGACGGCGAAGATGTAGTGGTATCGCCCAAGATCCCTACCGATGAGGCTAAGCAGAGATTCCCGAAGGGAGTCACCGAGGTGAAGTCCTATCTGCGCATGACCCCCCAACCCAATAAGTAACGCCAGTGGGGACACGGTAAGTCGTGTCCCTAATTCCCTAGTTCTAATGTCGTGACGGGTTTCTATGCCCTGCTTTGACGGGTTACACTCTGACTCGTTATAGCGGTGTCATGAACCAGGGATGGAGCTGGGGCAAGGCTTGGGCCACCAAAATGCCACCGGCGAAGCCAAACAGGTGGCCGGTCCAGGAGCGCCCTCGCCGTAGAGGCAGTAGTCCCCAGAGCAAACTGCTGTAGGTGAGGCCCACAATTAATGCGATCGCAATGGCCATGAGGCTACGCTCGAAGTAGCCCATTCCCAGCAAAAATCCCAGATAGCCAAATACCAAACCACTGGCACCTAAATGATTGGTCTTGGGACGTCCCAGCAACCAAACCCCAAGGCCACTGATTACCCAGACAGCCAGAGTAATCGTCCAGAATAACGCCGTCTTCTGCCATAGGATCAGGCCCCCCAATACGGCTAGAGGCGCAGTATTGGCTGTTAAGTGGCCTAAATTGCCATGGAGTAACGGCGCCCATAGAATGCCCCAAAGTCCCCCCAATTGCCGGGGGCGAATGCCCATCTGGTCGAGGCTGCCTCGCAACGCCAGGGTATCTGTCAGCTCTAACATCCATAGCAGGATGATGAATCCCAGAAAGCCATGGGCTTCAGGAGGCAGCTGCCAAAGCCACTGTATCAACCACGTGCGCATTTCCTCAGGGCTGGGCATCGGCCATCTCCCGTACTAGGGTTGGTGTCAGATGGTGTAGTAGAGTCAACGGATCCACCCCCAATTCACTATGGACTGCGGCGGCCGCCCGCCCGGCCTGGGCATGCCACCAGACACCACTCAGGGCAGCGTTCATTAGCGCCAAGTCATGGCTGGCTGCAGCGCCTCCCACGACTTTTTGGGCGGCGAGACCACCGAGTAGACCGGTGAGGATATCCCCGCTACCTCCCCGGGCCAAGGCCGGAGTGCTATCGGGGGTCAACCACAGATGTCCGCGGGGATGGGCGATGACGGTGCGAGCCCCCTTGAGTACCACGATGGCTTGGCTGTAGTGGGCAGCGGCTTGGGCTTGACTCCCTGGCCAATCGGGGGCCTCCAACCCCTTGAAAAGGCGCTTGAATTCACCGGGATGGGGCGTCAGCAGGGTAGGCGCCGAGCGCTGCTTTAAGGCCGGGATGGGGGTCAACGTCGCTAGAATATTGAGGCCATCCGCATCCAGCAGTAGGGGCGATGGGGTAGCGATCACACGCTGCACACAGGCATTGGCAGCCAACGAGAGCCCCGGCCCACAGGCAATGACATCATAGGACTCCAGATCCATCGAGTCTGGTAGCTGGGCAATGGCACCATCAGGGGTTCTGGGCACGGAATCATCAAGGCCTCGGGTAGGGAGGCCGTCAGGACTGGCTTTCAGGGAAGCGGGTACAGCCAGGGTAACCATGCCGACGCCACTGGCCCGGGCCCCTAGTCCAGCTAGCAGGGCAGCTCCACTGTAGGTCTGGGAACCGGCTACTAACAGCAGGTGGCCGACGCGATACTTATGGGTATTAGCCAGGCGAGGCAGGGGTAGGCCCTCCCGGGCTATGGCCGCCGTGATTCGACCGACTTGGGGGCGTTGGCCTAGCACTGCCTCAATGTCGGACCAGGGAATATCAAAGTCGATTAGATGAACGCGCCCCAGTAAGGGTAGCGCTGAGTCTTGGAAACATCCCCGTTTCCACAGGCCTAGACAGAGGGTATGGCTGGCTCGAATAGCGGTGCCCAGGACATTGCCGCTATCGGTGTGGAGGCCTGAGGGTAGGTCAATGCTGACCACGGGCTGTGACCATTGGTTGATCTGCTCGACATCGGTTGCGATCGCACCCTCGATCGGTCGCTCCAGGCCAAAGCCAAACAGCCCATCGACAAGCAGATCACAGTCCGCAAGAGCCGCCAGCGATTCGGCCCAAAGAATACCGAGATGTTTAATATACTCGGCATGGGCCTGGGTCAGGTCCTTAAACTTTGCCAATGGCGCATAGACCCGCACATCATAGCCCCGACTGTGTAATTCCCGGGCCACCACCAGAGCATCACCGCCATTGTGCCCTGGTCCTGCAACCACTCCTATCCGAGGATAAATCCTCAAATCAAAGTGATCCTCTAGCCAAGTCGTGATGCGCTGGGCCACCTTCTCCATCAACGCGGCCACTGGCATCCCGGCGGCAAACAGACGCCCCTCAATCTGGCGCATCTGCTCCGCGGTTACGACACACTGCTGAATTGGCACCATAGCTCGGGAATGAGTCTAAACCTGACAGGTTAGGGGGGAAATCGCTCTGGCGCTAGAGTCACAATAGACACCAGACCAGCTTGCTCCCACCATAGGATGCTCAGGGCTCATAGTGTACCCGAGCTGACCGCCACCCAGCATCCCGCAGATAATCCGTCCACTCAGCGGCTAACCCTCGATCGCTAAACGGACCAACGGCCACATGGGGACCGCGGGGAGACTGACGAGCATGCACTTGATCCGCGGGAGTCCCTAATTGAATAATCTGGCTCCGCAGCTCCGCCAATTCTTGGGACCTTGCCGGGATCACCACATAGTAGGGAGCATTGGCCACTTGGGGAGGCGCCGTGGCTGTCGTCTCCGAGACAGGGGCCGCAGGAGAAGCCCCCTGCAAAGATTGGCCAAACTCTATATTTTGAGGTGTTGCCGCCACCGGTAGGGGCGGCAGGCTACCAGAGCTGCTGCTGGTGCTGATCGTAGGGGCTGGGGGAGTGTTATAGGTCATAGCTGCCGGAACGGTTGCAATCCTGGCTTCGATTCCCAGCATCGACAGCTCACTGGCGCGGGTCTGGGCATTATCGGCATGGTTAAATCGACCCACCTGGATCACCGAGCGACCTTCATGGCGGCTGAGAAAGGCTTCCGGCTCCACTTGGCGGATTTGATCGAGCAGCAGCGGACTATTGCCATTCACAAAGACGATGTATTGCTCGCCGCTGGTTGGCAGGGGGGCACTACCGACACTCGATGCCGGTGGTGGCGGTGGCGTATCTAAGACTTGGGCCAGGGGTTCTGCCAGAGGTTCTGTAAGACGCTGGGCTTTGGCAGCCCTATCTAAGATGAGTCCCCAACTACCGACTAGCAGCAATAGGAGTATCCCCAGTCTGACCTGGCGGCCAAATGGGCTGTAGCTATGCTCGCAGGAGCGCCCTGCCGACTCAAGCGGGAAAGAGGTTACGATGTAAAGGGGTTCCGTCATGATGAGGCCCAACTTTAGAAAGCATTAATGATTGCCCGAAAAATATTGACGCAAAGCTTATAACATCATTCCTTCAGATGGACATGTGAATGTTAGCCTAGAGCTGGCAATTGCAAAACAAAAATTTACAGGTTGACAGAATACGATCCTCGTCGATCTTTGATCTCACGGGACTACTGCCATGGATATCCGGCTTAGGGCCGGCTATCGGTGGTTAAGGTCGTCAACTTAGACGTTATAAGCTATGGGTGATAGAGGTCATTGTGCAGAAGGGAAGATAAGTAAGCGAGGCCATGGAGAAAGTAGTCGTCGGCCTTTCCGGAGGAGTAGATAGTTCTGTCGCAGCTGCGACCCTACATCATCAGGGATATGACGTGATTGGACTGACCCTGTGGCTGATGAAGGGAAAAGGGCAATGCTGCTCAGAAGGTATGGTAGATGCGGTGCGCCTCTGTGATGAGCTGGGAATTCCCCATCATCTAGTCGATAGTCGCGATGTCTTCGAACAGCAGATCGTTAACTATCTCGTATCTGGCTATCAACAGGGGGTTACCCCACTGCCGTGCTCTCAATGCAATCGAGCCGTTAAATTCGCTCCCATGTTGGCCTATGCCCAACAGCATCTCGGGGCAGAGAAAATCGCCACCGGGCACTATGCCCGCATTGCCCAAGACGCCCATACGGGGCGCTGGCAACTGCGCCGGGCGATAGACCTGAGCAAGGATCAATCCTATTTCCTTTACGACTTGCCTCAAGAGCTCCTAGCTGCATCCTACTTTCCGCTAGGCAACCAAA
This portion of the Halomicronema hongdechloris C2206 genome encodes:
- a CDS encoding rhomboid family intramembrane serine protease — translated: MPSPEEMRTWLIQWLWQLPPEAHGFLGFIILLWMLELTDTLALRGSLDQMGIRPRQLGGLWGILWAPLLHGNLGHLTANTAPLAVLGGLILWQKTALFWTITLAVWVISGLGVWLLGRPKTNHLGASGLVFGYLGFLLGMGYFERSLMAIAIALIVGLTYSSLLWGLLPLRRGRSWTGHLFGFAGGILVAQALPQLHPWFMTPL
- a CDS encoding peroxiredoxin; amino-acid sequence: MTLQLGDTIPNFTQQTTEGEINFYDWAGDSWVVLFSHPADYTPVCTTELGSVAKLKSEFEKRGAKVIALSVDDADSHQGWIGDINETQSTTVNYPIIADVDKKVSNLYGMIHPNADAKVTVRTVFVIDPQKKLRLTITYPPSTGRNFNEILRVLDSLQLTDNYSVATPVDWQDGEDVVVSPKIPTDEAKQRFPKGVTEVKSYLRMTPQPNK
- a CDS encoding NAD(P)H-hydrate dehydratase → MVPIQQCVVTAEQMRQIEGRLFAAGMPVAALMEKVAQRITTWLEDHFDLRIYPRIGVVAGPGHNGGDALVVARELHSRGYDVRVYAPLAKFKDLTQAHAEYIKHLGILWAESLAALADCDLLVDGLFGFGLERPIEGAIATDVEQINQWSQPVVSIDLPSGLHTDSGNVLGTAIRASHTLCLGLWKRGCFQDSALPLLGRVHLIDFDIPWSDIEAVLGQRPQVGRITAAIAREGLPLPRLANTHKYRVGHLLLVAGSQTYSGAALLAGLGARASGVGMVTLAVPASLKASPDGLPTRGLDDSVPRTPDGAIAQLPDSMDLESYDVIACGPGLSLAANACVQRVIATPSPLLLDADGLNILATLTPIPALKQRSAPTLLTPHPGEFKRLFKGLEAPDWPGSQAQAAAHYSQAIVVLKGARTVIAHPRGHLWLTPDSTPALARGGSGDILTGLLGGLAAQKVVGGAAASHDLALMNAALSGVWWHAQAGRAAAAVHSELGVDPLTLLHHLTPTLVREMADAQP
- a CDS encoding SPOR domain-containing protein, which gives rise to MTEPLYIVTSFPLESAGRSCEHSYSPFGRQVRLGILLLLLVGSWGLILDRAAKAQRLTEPLAEPLAQVLDTPPPPPASSVGSAPLPTSGEQYIVFVNGNSPLLLDQIRQVEPEAFLSRHEGRSVIQVGRFNHADNAQTRASELSMLGIEARIATVPAAMTYNTPPAPTISTSSSSGSLPPLPVAATPQNIEFGQSLQGASPAAPVSETTATAPPQVANAPYYVVIPARSQELAELRSQIIQLGTPADQVHARQSPRGPHVAVGPFSDRGLAAEWTDYLRDAGWRSARVHYEP